A single region of the Salinibacter sp. 10B genome encodes:
- a CDS encoding caspase family protein, which translates to MAVLLLITGLLGCEEAPNDSFPYTSAGPTDTSLITSATDTTKGLPDNLYHRPDEEANFASKGATKSAIPSSDIAEIQAGVPIRGVIGDSDPTLRDGSRFDGWVYRGQAGETIDIQMRSTVLDAYLILARYSTGGVRSIARDDDGGGGTNARLRGDLPSTGVYLILANTAGPEGRGSYELLLRSSRESTGASTRPDESFPAISVGETVEGTLDAGDTRLASGAYVDVYQFTGRAGQPVVIDVVSTEIDPLIGLLVRTESGRLATVARDDDSGEARNARLALNLPLSATYAVWIGAQNSQPAIGAYTVRIGSETSESDADAPESTLFVDRLPTEDGIDYAEHYPGDGDPRGRYALLVGIDDYPGDENDLPSSVADATLMKQALIDVYGFEEDNIVVLTDGAATREHILHAFVRHLGQAGPEGAAVFYFSGHGLQVGDNVALTGANDPEEDMNDESIAVWSAPPGQGGRGSVILDDELGILARELPTDRALMILDACHSGTGTRGPSGDHPIKELRWENVATTYILPSTQATVTALAKGPLLETTGQPARSEGHRSATGAGEIVAGPTDHVLLAAAAANEVALASSREWPTKDESTVRGSVFTYFLTQTMADLGPGASLEALMNQVRTFTVNYSRSRAGFTQTPQLEGQGGTQPLDAFLGAK; encoded by the coding sequence ATGGCCGTACTGCTTCTGATTACTGGCCTCCTCGGATGCGAAGAGGCCCCTAATGATTCGTTCCCCTACACGTCGGCAGGCCCGACAGATACATCTCTCATCACGTCCGCGACGGACACGACGAAGGGCCTCCCTGACAATCTGTATCACCGTCCCGACGAAGAGGCAAATTTCGCGAGCAAGGGAGCCACAAAGTCAGCCATTCCCTCCTCAGACATCGCCGAAATCCAGGCCGGCGTTCCGATCCGAGGCGTCATTGGGGACAGCGACCCCACCCTTCGGGACGGCTCACGGTTCGATGGATGGGTGTACCGCGGTCAGGCAGGGGAAACGATTGACATTCAGATGCGGTCGACGGTGCTAGATGCATACCTCATTCTGGCTCGGTATAGCACCGGGGGGGTTCGGTCCATTGCTAGAGACGACGACGGCGGGGGTGGCACCAACGCCCGCCTCCGCGGGGACCTGCCATCAACCGGCGTTTACCTCATTCTCGCAAACACAGCAGGCCCGGAGGGTCGTGGCTCCTACGAGCTTCTTCTTCGCTCCTCACGCGAGAGCACTGGTGCGTCGACCCGTCCGGACGAGTCGTTTCCAGCAATCTCCGTAGGTGAAACTGTGGAGGGTACTCTTGACGCTGGCGATACCCGACTGGCCTCAGGCGCCTACGTTGACGTGTATCAGTTTACTGGACGCGCCGGACAGCCGGTCGTCATAGACGTGGTCTCGACAGAGATCGATCCGCTCATAGGCCTTCTGGTACGGACCGAGAGCGGCCGGCTCGCCACTGTCGCTCGGGACGACGACAGCGGGGAGGCGCGCAATGCCCGGCTCGCCCTGAACCTTCCCCTCTCGGCGACCTATGCCGTGTGGATTGGCGCCCAAAACAGTCAGCCGGCTATTGGAGCCTATACGGTCCGCATAGGCAGTGAGACTTCCGAGTCCGATGCAGACGCGCCAGAGAGCACTCTCTTCGTCGATCGCTTGCCAACGGAGGATGGTATCGACTATGCCGAACACTATCCAGGAGATGGGGACCCAAGGGGGCGCTACGCCCTCCTCGTCGGTATTGACGACTACCCCGGCGATGAGAACGATCTACCAAGCTCCGTCGCCGATGCGACGCTGATGAAGCAGGCGCTGATCGACGTGTACGGCTTCGAGGAAGACAATATTGTTGTCCTCACCGACGGAGCAGCCACGCGGGAGCACATCCTTCACGCGTTTGTCCGGCATCTCGGGCAGGCCGGACCAGAGGGCGCAGCCGTCTTTTACTTCTCCGGTCATGGCCTGCAGGTGGGCGACAACGTTGCCCTGACGGGTGCGAACGATCCAGAAGAGGACATGAACGACGAGTCCATCGCCGTGTGGAGCGCGCCGCCGGGGCAAGGGGGGCGAGGAAGCGTGATTCTCGATGACGAGCTTGGGATCCTCGCCCGAGAACTTCCTACCGACCGAGCACTCATGATCCTGGACGCCTGCCACTCCGGGACTGGAACCCGGGGGCCTTCCGGCGATCATCCCATCAAGGAGCTCCGATGGGAAAATGTGGCGACCACCTACATCCTCCCTTCCACCCAGGCTACCGTGACGGCCCTCGCTAAAGGCCCCCTTTTGGAGACGACGGGCCAGCCTGCTCGGAGCGAGGGACATCGCTCGGCAACCGGCGCCGGAGAGATCGTGGCAGGCCCGACGGATCACGTTCTTCTGGCCGCCGCTGCCGCCAATGAGGTCGCACTGGCAAGTAGTCGGGAATGGCCGACGAAGGACGAGTCGACGGTGCGGGGAAGTGTCTTTACTTATTTCCTGACCCAGACGATGGCTGATCTCGGCCCCGGGGCGAGCCTGGAGGCGCTTATGAACCAGGTTCGCACCTTCACGGTTAACTACAGCCGCAGCCGTGCCGGTTTCACCCAAACGCCGCAGCTGGAGGGGCAGGGCGGCACGCAGCCCCTCGATGCCTTCCTTGGAGCTAAGTAG
- a CDS encoding M12 family metallo-peptidase → MTYFRLPRPVNLLIVSGLLLVLSSCDVAPSPEEHPDPNVEGIEKQVQEILGEQVTAFQIREIDVAELTEQLQAGEAQVPIATPDTEMVESQMEARPANLRPDSVATGVLRQGPETAERVPLPPERSFVVGQCGQGGAVPCGGLTILDQDQTMLRGFVKHSDFGSSFIQSVNHVLGTDQHPNLHVVYNVKHTEPPVFSEEESPKPDYPESEIGKASSKIEGKTSVVLDGDVEFYEINPNTVWRRQESLLLAVRLTTQLIEPNTSDTWKLELTVAGQEVWTSGGPSTDNGEDLINRLEDPGYYLLHSLSKKQMHLFLLGYDVANPENGSLDYGLLGKAGGIGHKKGGWGRWSRAPTSVTDNHLFSEARSSQSWYLKATTLTHEVGHLIGGLHGKAISSGCSGSSCGRSIMNGTANGNEEFFFSDDNDQRINTVIDATLP, encoded by the coding sequence ATGACCTATTTTCGTCTCCCTCGCCCGGTCAATCTGTTGATCGTCTCCGGCCTTCTGCTTGTCCTTTCGTCGTGTGACGTCGCTCCCTCCCCAGAAGAACACCCCGACCCCAACGTGGAGGGCATTGAGAAACAGGTGCAAGAGATTCTTGGAGAGCAGGTTACAGCATTTCAGATTCGAGAGATTGACGTCGCTGAGCTTACCGAACAACTCCAGGCGGGAGAAGCACAGGTGCCGATCGCAACTCCTGACACGGAGATGGTCGAAAGCCAGATGGAGGCCCGACCGGCGAACCTGCGCCCCGATAGCGTCGCCACGGGCGTCCTGCGCCAAGGCCCCGAAACCGCCGAACGAGTGCCTCTTCCACCGGAGCGGAGCTTTGTCGTCGGCCAGTGTGGTCAGGGAGGAGCAGTCCCCTGTGGGGGGCTGACGATCCTGGACCAGGACCAGACGATGCTCCGAGGGTTTGTGAAACACTCGGACTTCGGGTCCAGCTTCATTCAGTCGGTCAACCACGTACTCGGGACCGACCAACACCCAAATCTACACGTCGTCTACAACGTCAAGCACACTGAACCTCCTGTCTTTAGTGAGGAGGAGTCGCCAAAACCGGACTACCCAGAATCGGAAATCGGAAAGGCCTCTAGTAAGATCGAGGGGAAAACGTCTGTGGTCCTCGACGGAGATGTCGAGTTCTATGAGATCAACCCAAATACCGTCTGGCGCCGGCAGGAGAGCCTGCTGCTTGCCGTGCGGCTCACAACCCAGCTCATCGAACCGAACACGAGCGACACCTGGAAGCTTGAGCTTACCGTAGCCGGACAAGAGGTCTGGACCTCTGGCGGGCCGTCGACGGACAACGGTGAAGACCTGATCAATCGTCTCGAGGATCCGGGCTACTATCTTCTGCATTCCCTCTCCAAAAAGCAGATGCATCTTTTCCTTCTCGGATACGACGTGGCCAACCCCGAGAATGGAAGTCTCGACTACGGTCTTCTTGGTAAAGCCGGGGGAATCGGTCACAAAAAGGGCGGATGGGGACGGTGGAGCCGCGCCCCCACCTCAGTTACGGACAACCATCTTTTCAGCGAGGCCCGATCCTCGCAGAGTTGGTACCTGAAGGCGACCACCTTGACCCACGAGGTCGGTCACCTCATTGGGGGGCTTCACGGCAAAGCAATCTCAAGTGGCTGCTCGGGATCGAGTTGTGGGCGGTCAATCATGAACGGGACAGCCAACGGGAACGAGGAATTTTTCTTCAGCGATGATAACGACCAGCGAATCAACACCGTGATCGACGCAACCCTCCCGTAG
- a CDS encoding roadblock/LC7 domain-containing protein, with amino-acid sequence MSTIENIESTLGTLESEVPSVIGTVIASQDGFVITDTLQGEDAEEIAAMVATTTGVSERMSSTLSAGEVEETSIKGTERSVFLYRAGEEAVLAVVAGADANVGMINLQARRATDEVETLLSDPSASAT; translated from the coding sequence ATGTCAACCATCGAAAATATCGAGTCCACGCTCGGAACCCTCGAGAGCGAGGTTCCGAGCGTCATCGGGACAGTAATTGCATCTCAGGACGGATTCGTCATTACCGACACGCTGCAAGGAGAGGACGCTGAGGAGATTGCCGCCATGGTGGCCACAACTACTGGTGTGAGCGAGCGGATGTCTTCGACCCTCTCGGCCGGAGAGGTGGAAGAGACCAGTATCAAGGGGACCGAGCGCAGCGTCTTCCTCTACCGGGCAGGCGAGGAGGCCGTGCTGGCCGTCGTGGCAGGGGCCGACGCCAACGTTGGAATGATCAATCTGCAGGCCCGGCGGGCTACCGACGAGGTTGAAACGTTACTCTCCGATCCATCTGCGAGTGCCACCTAG
- a CDS encoding IS5 family transposase, with protein sequence MGPALGYSRGGFSTKVHLLTDRQGLPLKTVLSAGQRHEAAFFTDLMDEVSVPRSRGRPRKRPEAVAGDRAYDADWIRQWCADKGIESAIPVRENMRDGPGRPPTCDDRRYRDRNTVERCVGHLKERRRLVVRYEKKASHYKAMILWAFVEKYLNR encoded by the coding sequence ATAGGACCTGCCCTTGGCTACAGTCGAGGCGGGTTCTCCACCAAGGTCCACCTGCTGACGGATCGGCAAGGCCTTCCGCTGAAAACGGTTCTGTCAGCAGGTCAGCGCCACGAGGCGGCCTTCTTCACCGACTTGATGGACGAGGTATCGGTCCCTCGGTCCCGAGGACGGCCTCGCAAGCGCCCTGAGGCGGTTGCTGGGGATCGGGCCTACGATGCCGACTGGATCCGGCAGTGGTGCGCGGACAAAGGAATCGAGTCGGCAATCCCCGTCCGCGAAAACATGCGAGACGGCCCTGGGCGCCCGCCGACCTGCGATGACCGGAGGTACCGCGACCGAAATACAGTCGAGCGCTGTGTCGGCCACCTCAAGGAGCGCCGGCGCCTGGTGGTTCGGTATGAAAAGAAAGCGAGTCACTACAAAGCCATGATCCTCTGGGCGTTCGTCGAGAAATACCTGAATCGATAA
- a CDS encoding PAS domain-containing sensor histidine kinase, whose product MQETSSDLLQQKYDALLEGAPDAVFIADSSSGKIIDANRAAATLFDTTVDDLVGRHQSELHPPEELEKYKALFERHKEAAQEEAATLSTLDDGSQIYVVSDKGRRIPVEINASFVGVEGEELFVGIFRDITERKRREEKLKKAKQEAEEASRLKDALLTNVSHEVRTPITSIIGFSKILTQLLEGAPKAHAEKIYHSGQYLMKTINSVLELSKLESEPQNLDRRPVRLKKVMEWAVEILAPEAEKKQIDLETDAPESPVVAFGNQEVLNHIAENLLENAIKFTPEGGRVEIRVREELDEAILEVEDTGIGMDPEEVPMLFKGFKQESEGLNREHEGVGLGLTIVKKLADALGAKVEVETEKGRGTHVAVRVPQADPELPEG is encoded by the coding sequence GTGCAGGAGACTTCGAGCGACCTTCTCCAGCAAAAGTATGACGCTCTTCTGGAAGGAGCGCCTGACGCCGTCTTCATTGCAGATAGCTCCTCGGGAAAAATCATTGACGCCAATCGGGCCGCCGCTACCCTGTTCGACACAACCGTAGACGACCTCGTTGGCCGTCACCAATCGGAACTCCATCCCCCCGAAGAGCTGGAGAAATACAAGGCGCTCTTCGAGCGACATAAGGAAGCGGCCCAGGAGGAGGCAGCCACCTTGAGCACATTGGATGACGGATCGCAGATCTATGTCGTGTCCGACAAGGGGCGCCGGATTCCTGTTGAGATCAACGCTTCCTTCGTCGGGGTTGAGGGCGAGGAGCTCTTTGTTGGCATCTTCCGAGACATTACCGAGCGAAAGCGCCGGGAAGAGAAGCTCAAGAAGGCGAAGCAAGAAGCTGAGGAGGCCAGTAGGCTCAAGGACGCGCTGCTTACAAATGTGAGTCACGAGGTTCGCACTCCCATCACGTCGATTATCGGCTTCTCGAAAATTCTGACCCAACTTCTAGAGGGGGCGCCCAAAGCCCACGCCGAGAAGATCTACCACTCGGGGCAGTATCTGATGAAGACCATCAACTCGGTTCTGGAGCTCTCAAAGCTGGAGTCTGAACCCCAAAATCTGGACCGACGACCCGTTCGTCTCAAAAAGGTTATGGAATGGGCCGTAGAGATTCTTGCTCCGGAGGCAGAGAAAAAGCAGATTGACCTGGAGACCGACGCTCCTGAGAGTCCCGTGGTGGCTTTCGGAAATCAGGAGGTGTTGAATCACATTGCGGAAAACCTCCTGGAGAACGCAATCAAATTTACGCCCGAGGGGGGACGAGTGGAAATTCGGGTACGGGAGGAGCTGGACGAGGCGATCCTGGAGGTGGAAGACACCGGAATTGGAATGGATCCTGAGGAGGTTCCAATGCTCTTTAAGGGGTTTAAACAGGAGTCCGAGGGACTGAATCGAGAGCACGAGGGCGTCGGCCTCGGCCTCACGATCGTGAAGAAACTCGCAGACGCGCTCGGCGCAAAGGTGGAGGTTGAAACCGAAAAGGGACGGGGTACCCACGTGGCCGTCCGCGTCCCGCAGGCGGACCCTGAGCTTCCTGAGGGATGA
- a CDS encoding AAA family ATPase: MLKTIPVINNKGGVGKTTTTVNVAAGLARRGRRVLLVDLDSQGSASLSLGVGQNDLKPSSAEVLFGKTPVEEAIRSTSLEGVDLITGSLELANADVRLKEQERGQYRLREVLSTVEDRYQTILIDCAPSTSILSVCSLVAADAFIIPVAPSYLALEGVVSLGKTVRRVRRGLGEAAPILGVLLTMVDRSEGEVPESIQKVRDHYGGKVFETEIRRDPAVDEAQNRNKDIFQYASDSTAAQDYDRVIDEIERRLQQYNSVYGDLMNGGENGSVQATGAQANSSASSNGVSAASKA; encoded by the coding sequence ATGCTTAAGACCATTCCGGTAATCAACAACAAGGGGGGCGTCGGAAAGACGACGACCACCGTCAACGTCGCCGCCGGACTGGCGCGCCGCGGCCGCCGTGTTCTGTTGGTGGACCTGGACAGTCAGGGATCGGCCTCCCTTTCCCTCGGTGTCGGACAAAACGATCTGAAGCCTTCCTCTGCGGAGGTTCTCTTCGGCAAAACACCCGTCGAAGAAGCGATCCGGTCAACCAGCCTCGAGGGGGTAGACCTGATTACTGGATCCCTTGAACTGGCCAATGCCGACGTGCGACTCAAGGAGCAAGAGCGGGGACAGTACCGGCTTCGAGAGGTGCTTTCGACGGTAGAGGATCGGTACCAGACGATCTTGATCGACTGTGCCCCCTCGACCTCAATCCTCTCGGTCTGTTCGCTGGTGGCGGCCGACGCCTTCATTATTCCTGTGGCCCCTTCGTACCTGGCGCTGGAGGGGGTTGTGAGCCTTGGCAAGACGGTGCGGCGTGTGCGACGGGGCCTCGGGGAAGCGGCGCCCATTCTGGGCGTGCTTCTCACGATGGTGGATCGGAGCGAAGGCGAGGTGCCCGAGTCTATCCAAAAGGTCCGCGATCACTACGGAGGAAAAGTCTTCGAGACGGAGATTCGTCGGGACCCGGCTGTCGACGAGGCGCAGAACCGAAACAAGGACATCTTCCAATACGCCTCCGACTCGACGGCTGCCCAAGACTACGATCGCGTGATCGACGAGATCGAGCGGCGACTTCAGCAGTACAACTCGGTCTATGGGGATCTTATGAACGGAGGAGAGAACGGCAGCGTCCAGGCAACTGGTGCCCAGGCAAACAGCAGTGCTTCAAGCAACGGTGTCTCGGCGGCGAGCAAAGCGTAA
- a CDS encoding protoglobin domain-containing protein has product MEDYEERKSWSVKNENIHEELSELMEITEEEKNLLADLKDVAEEQADAMTDDFYGRLMAHENTAEYFEGLDTDNHDFVAPWFVDLFGGTYDAEYVADRLEIGHVHVRIGLPVRYPLSMIDVIMEHGEEVVEESPEPEKAMSAFQKLLSLDIAIFNQAYEDRQLEHLAELVGGERLARRLLTGGASK; this is encoded by the coding sequence ATGGAAGACTACGAAGAACGAAAGAGCTGGTCTGTCAAGAACGAGAACATTCACGAGGAACTCTCCGAATTGATGGAGATCACAGAAGAGGAAAAGAACCTCTTGGCCGATCTGAAAGACGTGGCGGAGGAGCAGGCTGACGCGATGACGGACGACTTTTACGGTCGGCTCATGGCCCACGAAAACACGGCCGAGTACTTCGAGGGACTGGATACAGACAATCACGACTTCGTGGCCCCGTGGTTTGTCGATCTCTTTGGCGGGACGTACGACGCGGAGTACGTCGCGGACCGGCTGGAGATTGGTCACGTTCACGTCCGAATTGGACTGCCGGTGCGCTACCCATTGTCGATGATCGACGTCATCATGGAGCACGGCGAGGAAGTGGTCGAAGAGAGCCCCGAGCCGGAGAAGGCAATGAGTGCCTTTCAGAAGCTTCTTTCCTTGGATATTGCCATTTTCAACCAGGCCTACGAAGACAGACAACTCGAGCATCTAGCCGAACTGGTCGGAGGGGAGCGCCTAGCCCGACGTCTGTTGACGGGAGGGGCTTCGAAGTAA
- a CDS encoding S24 family peptidase: MGNTEKYVTGDRFRRIAEEMFDGNASELARALAMQPSSFYKYLNGERQPGASVLRRLTQLGVDLHWFLTGSGSMVRDNSHLNTLPPVDSTETQRKGTQRQETPDVEVSDQTPHRVMLTRVVVEEDGSPRLKDIEIEEWLSESLIRQTYGVDPSILRVFRVSGDAMKEILCPGDRIRAALWQGEALTDGSIYLFYQDPGGVLVRRVWIDGSQVRLVAEHSEVPARTLETGSWSNDFRPIARVLEVIRPL, translated from the coding sequence GTGGGTAATACTGAAAAGTACGTAACGGGAGACCGCTTCCGTCGAATTGCCGAGGAAATGTTCGACGGAAACGCCAGTGAACTGGCCCGAGCCCTGGCTATGCAGCCCTCGAGCTTCTATAAGTATCTAAACGGAGAGCGACAACCCGGCGCATCGGTTCTTCGGCGCCTTACCCAGCTGGGTGTTGACCTGCACTGGTTTCTGACCGGAAGCGGATCGATGGTGCGCGACAACTCCCACCTTAATACGCTTCCTCCCGTTGATAGCACGGAGACTCAACGCAAAGGGACCCAGCGCCAAGAGACTCCCGACGTTGAGGTCTCTGATCAAACGCCCCATCGCGTGATGCTCACCCGCGTCGTTGTAGAGGAGGACGGAAGCCCCCGCCTCAAAGACATCGAAATTGAAGAGTGGCTTAGCGAGTCCCTGATTCGACAAACCTACGGCGTCGACCCCTCGATACTGCGGGTCTTTCGAGTCTCGGGCGACGCAATGAAGGAGATTCTCTGTCCTGGAGACCGCATTCGCGCAGCCCTCTGGCAGGGGGAAGCGCTGACCGACGGTTCGATCTATTTGTTCTACCAAGATCCTGGTGGGGTCCTGGTTCGTCGGGTCTGGATCGACGGGAGCCAGGTCCGGCTTGTCGCGGAGCATTCTGAGGTGCCAGCCCGCACCCTCGAGACCGGTTCTTGGTCCAATGATTTCCGCCCAATAGCCCGGGTCCTGGAAGTGATTCGACCGTTGTGA
- a CDS encoding sigma-70 family RNA polymerase sigma factor yields the protein MRESPSSESPVETHQSRASRPSSALAPRERLRQVELDDLLSRLLSVAEGLHWYVLRSYRGAPEPLDLVQQAVADVLDGTRCWPSHVDAFTMLCGVMRSRVSNFAARQRPLGRSRLEPQTGEGGRYVYFDDHPADPTIILRSSNAPDNILLNEELRDRIRQLVAGDDELERIVELLFDDPYYGAADLAEQLETSVNGIYNARKRLRRRLDSLRP from the coding sequence ATGCGAGAGTCTCCCTCATCAGAATCCCCGGTCGAAACTCATCAGTCCCGAGCTTCTCGCCCTTCTTCTGCACTCGCCCCGCGAGAGCGGCTCCGTCAAGTAGAACTTGACGACCTGCTCTCCCGCCTTCTTTCTGTGGCCGAGGGCCTGCACTGGTACGTGCTCCGTTCGTACCGAGGGGCTCCAGAACCGCTCGACCTGGTACAGCAGGCCGTCGCAGACGTGCTCGACGGGACGCGTTGCTGGCCCTCACACGTCGACGCATTCACGATGCTATGCGGTGTGATGCGGAGCCGGGTGAGCAACTTTGCTGCAAGACAACGCCCGTTGGGCAGGTCCCGTCTTGAACCGCAGACGGGAGAGGGAGGCCGCTACGTCTATTTTGACGACCATCCAGCTGACCCCACCATCATCCTCCGTTCCTCCAACGCACCGGACAACATCCTTCTGAATGAGGAGCTTCGAGACCGCATCCGTCAGTTGGTCGCCGGGGACGATGAACTCGAACGTATAGTTGAGCTCCTTTTCGACGATCCGTATTACGGCGCCGCCGACCTTGCGGAGCAGCTTGAGACCAGCGTCAACGGAATCTACAATGCCCGGAAGCGGCTGCGACGCCGTCTTGACTCCCTGCGCCCGTGA
- a CDS encoding IS5 family transposase: MPRRRYELTDEQYERIEHLLPKVEGRGCPYNNHREVINGIFWILRSGAPWRDMPERYGNWKTVYDRFRRWAEDGTLESIVRHLQGELDAEGRIDWSQFNVDSTIVQAARAAAGGPNDSKKGTEPSETKE, from the coding sequence ATGCCTCGACGCCGCTATGAACTCACCGACGAGCAGTATGAACGTATAGAGCACCTCCTGCCGAAGGTTGAAGGCCGGGGCTGCCCGTACAACAACCACCGAGAGGTCATCAATGGCATCTTTTGGATCCTGCGCTCCGGGGCCCCTTGGCGGGACATGCCTGAACGGTATGGCAACTGGAAGACTGTTTATGACCGGTTCCGGCGCTGGGCCGAAGATGGCACCCTTGAGTCGATTGTACGGCACCTGCAGGGTGAACTCGACGCCGAGGGCCGTATCGACTGGAGCCAGTTCAACGTGGATAGCACCATCGTTCAAGCAGCCAGGGCCGCCGCTGGTGGGCCGAACGATAGTAAAAAGGGGACCGAACCAAGCGAGACGAAGGAATAG